Genomic DNA from Solanum dulcamara chromosome 4, daSolDulc1.2, whole genome shotgun sequence:
CGGAGACGTGTGCTTGCCAGGATTTCGTAATCTGAACACAGAGCTATCGATCAATAATACGTTACTCAGCTCGTTCCCGTACGTTTTCTATACTATTCTAGCTTCTCCCATCCTTTATCTGCCTCTTTGGATCCAAAAATATTGCAagtatatatctatatatggTGAGAAAAACAactattatatattaattagtaGTTActactagtatatatatatattctcttgCAAGTGACTGaagattaaaatatattttggtacatttattgaaaagttttctttattttcttaaattttttgtcAGTCAAAACCAGACAAACAACTTCAGATTGAGAGGGAGTACTGTTATATACGTTGGAGTATATAATAGATTTTCTGTAGCATATTGTTATATATGTTGGGGTATCATCATTTCAGTCTTTTTTGGTTGTTTTCATATATTGTAGTAACAAGGAGTGTTAATGTCTCCATAATTGTAAATTGGTGGAATCTGCAGGTATACTTTGGAACGAAAAAATGGTGCAGTTCTCTTCTATTTTCACTGGCTTTACAAAATCTATAGCAATCAGAAATGGGAAGAAAAGTAAACGTGATCATGTCGGAAGGGAAACTGCGGATGCACTGGCTAAGGAAGCTAAAAAGAACGAGATGATGTTAACGTCATCTAACAATTTGGCTGTTGTTTTCTCTAAAGGAGGGAAAAAGGGTATCAATCAGGATAGATTTGTTGTGTGGGAGGTAACTACGAAAATCAAATCTCGTATTTTGCATTAGTACTCTTAAGACTATAACTTTCTATGCCATTGATCATATATCTGAAGTTGttgatatatataaaatttgaattttaggacTTTGGATGCCAAGATGATATGATCTTCTGTGGGGTGTTTGATGGGCATGGTCCTTGGGGTCATTTTGTTGCTAAAAGAGTCAGAAAACTGATGCCACCAGCTTTGCTTCGTAATTGGCAGAAACGGGTTGATGGTACTGATGGGATAGATAGAAGTTGTTTCCAGTTTGACATTTGGAAGCAGTCCTATTTTGAGACTTGTTCCATCATCGATCAAGAGCTCGAGCAGTATGCTGACTCTTTCTACAGTGGTACCACAGCTTTAACGCTCGTTAGACAGGTAAAGTCTACACACTTTACAAATCTCTCGTTTAGAATCATGAGTGGACAGTTGTTTAAACTACATCACTTTTACCTAGTAAGGCAGTTGGATTGCTTAATACGGTACCTGCATCAGTGACTAAAATTTATTTGTCTCGTGTCTGAAAACTCGGTACTTCAGGGTGATTTGCTGGTAGTTGCAAACGTTGGAGATTCTCGAGCTGTATTAGCAACAACAGATGATGATGGTAGATTAGTATCAGTTCAGCTCACCGAT
This window encodes:
- the LOC129884990 gene encoding probable protein phosphatase 2C 73; the encoded protein is MVQFSSIFTGFTKSIAIRNGKKSKRDHVGRETADALAKEAKKNEMMLTSSNNLAVVFSKGGKKGINQDRFVVWEDFGCQDDMIFCGVFDGHGPWGHFVAKRVRKLMPPALLRNWQKRVDGTDGIDRSCFQFDIWKQSYFETCSIIDQELEQYADSFYSGTTALTLVRQGDLLVVANVGDSRAVLATTDDDGRLVSVQLTDDLKPNLPRESERIMQSRGTVLSCEDEPGVYRIWMPTVEGPGLAISRAFGDYYIKDFGLISEPELTSRNITLRDQFTILATDGVWDVMSNEEAVEIVSSTEEREEAAKRLVESAIWAWKRKRRGVPMDDISAICLFFHNIPPSKQQKFENKLT